GTCGACCAGGAGTCCCCCGCCTTGCGTACGTCCGTCGGTTTCGCCCTTGCCCTCATCCTCGTCGCGGGCGGGGTCGCCCCTGCCGCTCTCGCCGCCACGCCCGCCGCGCCGGAATCCTGCCGCACCATCCCCGTCGACGCGGACGCGCCGCTGCGCGCCGACATCGCGCGCGAGAGGTTCGGGGTCGACGGGACGGGCGTGAAGGTCGGTGTCATCTCCGACTCCTTCGCCCGCACCTCGGCTCCCGGCGCGACCGTCGAGGACGACATCGCGAACGGTCTCCTCCCCGGCCCGGGAAACCCCTGCGGACACGAGACGCCCGTGCACGTGGTGCGCGAGGCCGCCGCGGGCACGGACGAAGGCCGCGCGATGGTCCAGCTCGTGCACGGCATCGCGCCGGGTGCCGAGCTCGCTTTCGCCTCCGTCGACGAAGGGCACGCGGCATCCGTCATCGAAGCGATCGAGATGCTCGTCGCCGACGGAGCCGACGTCATCGTCGACGATGTCGAGCCCAAGAACGAGCCCGTTTTCCAACGCTCGCCCGTCGGCGAGGCGATTGCCCGGGCGAACGCAGCGGGCGTCGCGTACTTCTCGGCCGCCGGCAACTCCACGATGACCGCGACACAGCCCCGCCCGGGCCAGACCGCGTCCCCGATCAATGGATGGGAGACGAGCGCCTACCGGCCGATGGCGTGCCCCGACGAGGTCGTGACCGCCGCGCAGGCGCAGGGCTGGGACACCCCCGTCGACTGTCTCGATGCCGATCCCGGCGAGGGCACGGATGCCACCCTCGGCTACACCGTCCCCGGCAACGGAGGCATCACCGTCGACGTGCAGTGGGGCGAACCGCTGGGCCGCGTCAGCGGCCTCCTGGTCCCGGTCGTGACGGTCGACGGCCAGGCCCTTGCGACGCCGCCGACGCGGATGCTCGATGGCACCCCCGGATTCACCGTGACGCTTCCCGCCTCCGCGACCCCGATGGAGGTCGAGATCGCGGTCGCGCGCATCGTGGTTCCGGATGCCGAGACCTCGCTCCCCCTGCCCCCGATCTCGGTTCTCTTCGGTCAGAACGCCGCCCTGCAGTCGGCCGAATACTGGCGTTCCGCGGGCGACGACATCGTCGGCAGGACGAACACCGGGCACCCCGGCGACCCCGCCACCCTCTCCATCGGCGCCGCACCCGCTGCCGACCCGTTCGACGCGGAGTTCTTCAGCAGCTACGGCCCCGTCGTGTGGGCGTTCGGTCCCGCCACCGCCGACCCTCCGTCGACGATCCTCGCCCCGCGCCCCGTCCTGACCAAGCCGGATGTCCTGTCGGTCGATCGCGCGCGCAACTCGGTGCTGGGAATGAGCACCGACGAGCCCGGTGTGAAGCTCTTCATCGGGACCTCCGCCGCCGCGCCCAACGCCGCAGCGGTCGCCGCACTGGTGCTGTCGAAGGCGCCCGACCTCGGCCAGGAGGGGCTCCGCTCCCTTCTCACGTCGACGGCATATCCCCTGGACGCTCCGAACGACTTCGTGTCCGTGGCGAACTCGGTGGGCGCGGGACTAATCGACGCCGAAGCGGCCCTGGCCGCGCTACCGCCCGCGCCGACCCCCACCCCCAGCCCGACCCCCTCGCCGGAGCCGACGCCGACACCGACCACCCCCGAGCCCACGTTGACCCCCGAGGCCGGCCCCTCGCACCTCGCGAACAGCGGAATGGATGCCTCGGCGACACTGCCGCTCGCCATCGGAGCGATCGTGCTGCTCGTCGTGGGAGGCATCGTGGTCGTCGTCGTGCGGGCGCGGTCGCGCCGTCGCTGAGACCCCGCGCGGTTAGGCTTCGGGTGTGAGTGACGCCGCTGCCCCCTCGAGCCGCACGGCCGTGGTGGCCGCGGCGATCGACCTGTTCGCCGAACGCGGCTACGACCAGACCTCGGTCGAGCAGATCGCGCAGGCCGCGGGGGTCTCGCGCTCGACGTTCTTCCGGCAGTTCGGCGGAAAGGAAGACGTCGTCTTCGCCGACCACGAAGTCCTGCTGGACGAGACGCGCGCGTACCTCGCGCAGCCGCACGACGACCCCTGGGCCGCAGTGTGCGAGGCGTCGGTGCGGGTGTTCCGGCACTTCGCGGCCGACCCCGAGCTCGCGCGCCGTCGCTACGCCATCGTGCGCCAGGTGCCGGGGCTGCGCGACCGCGAGATCATCACGGTGTTCCGCTACGAGCGCCTCTTCGACGAGTACCTGCGCGAAGCGCTCCCCGGACTCGACCCCCTGGATGCCGTCGGCTTCGCCGCCCTGGTCACCGCGGTGCACAACCACGTGCTGCGCCGGCTCATGCGGGGCGCCCGGGTCCCGGCACCCGTTCTCCGTCGCGCTCTTGACGACGTGCTTCGCCGCTACGGCGTGCACCCCGACGGCGACGACCCGGCCGGCGACGATCTCATCGTCGCGGCATTCCCCCGCCGCATGCCCGCCGCCGAGGTGACGCGGCGCCTGCGCGCGTCGCTGCGCGAGTAGGTTGCGCGCCGGCTCTCACGTCTGCGGCCGCGGCCGTGCCCGTGCTCGCGGCCGCGCCCGTGCCCGCGCTCGCTGATGCGGCCATGTCCGCGCCCGCGCCCGCGCCCGCGCCCACATTGAGTGTCCAAGACACCCGGACTTCGCGAAAAATCGTCCGGGTGTTTTGGACACTGAACGGAGGCGGCGCGCCCGCGCGGACGTGCCACCGGCGGACCCGCCCTCGGCCAGGGGCGCGCCACCGGAGGGACCCGCACCCGGCCAAGGGCGTGCCCCCGGCGAAACCCGCACCCGGCAAGGGGCGCGCCACCGGCGGGACCCGCACCCAGGCGGGGCCGCACCCCGCCCAGCGCTGCCCTCAGCCGATGGGCTTGGCCAGGTCCTCGATGACCTCGGCGCCGGGGAGGGATGCCAGCACCTCGCCCGGCAGGAACAGCTTCGCGCCGCGGATCCCCGCGCCGACGACCGCCCGCGGCAACGCGGCGACCCGCGCGTCGAGGAGGAGACGCCAGTCGGACGGGATGCCGAGCGGGGTGATGCCGCCGTACTCCATGCCGGTCTGGGCGACGGCCTCGTCCATCGGGGCGAAGGTCGCCTTGCGGGCGTCGAGCAGCCGCCGCACGACGCCGTTCACGTCGAGCCGCGTCGTCGCGAGCGCGAGGCACGCGGCGGTCGAGGTCGCACCTCCGCGCGTCCCCTGGACGACGATGCAGTTCGCCGAGATGTCGAGGCTCTGCCCGTAGGCCTCGCAGAACGCGGCCGTGTCGGCGAGGGCCGGGTCGACCGCGGCCACCTCGATGCTGGCGGCGGTCGCGGGATCCAGCGCCGCGATCGCCGCGGCGACCGGGGCGGCGAGCAGGTCGGGGTGCTCGGTCGCGGGGAGGAAGGTCAGCGTACTCACGCTCGCGACCCTATCCGCCCGGCGAGGGTCGCGGACCCGCAGCAAGGCGGCACCCCTGAGAACCGTGACACCCAGTCCCAACATGCGCGATACTGGGAACCATGACCATCGATGCCGATGCCCGTACGCTGCCCGGCGAGCGCGTCTCGCACTACGACCTGCTCGGCCGCCGCGACACCGACTATTACGCCGTCTTCGCCGACATCCCCGACGCCGACCGCGCGGTCTGGGATCGCGCGAAGGCCTTCTGCGACGAGGTCGGTACGCGCATGCAGGGCGAGTGGGATGCCGCGACCTACCCCGTCGAGCTGCTTCGGCGCATGGGCGAGCTCGAGCTGTTCACCGACGGCATCGAGCACCCCGAGCTGCCCGAGAGCTCTCCCCTCGCCGCCGGCCTGGTGAACATGGAGGTGTCGCGTCACGACGGCTCTCTCGCCACCGCCCTCGCCGTGCAGGGCGGTCTCGCGCTGCGCACCCTCGCGCTCTTCGGATCCCCCGAGCAGCAGGCGCGCTGGCTGGGGCCCCTCGCCGACGGAACGGTCCTCGGTGCGTTCGCCCTGACCGAGCCCGACCACGGCTCCGACTCCGTCTCGCTCGAGACCACCGCGACGCGCACGGCGGACGGCTGGTCGCTCAGCGGAACCAAGAAGTGGATCGGCAACGGCGCCTCGGGCGGCATCACCTTCGTCTGGGCGCGCGTCGAGAACGAGGGCGGCGACGACCACGGCAACGTCCGCTGCTTCCTCGTCGAGCAGGACACCCCGGGTTACACGGGCACCGTCATCACCGGGAAGGTGTCGCTCCGTGGCATCCATCAGGCCCACATCGCGATGGACGACGTGCGCCTCGCTCCGGATGCCGTCCTCCCGGGCACCCACACCTTCAAGGACGCGTCCACCGTGCTGTTCGCCACGCGGTCCGGCGTCGCGTGGTCGGCGCTGGGGCACGCCACCGCCTGCTACGAGATCGCGCGGACGTATGCCACCGAACGCATGCAGTTCGGAAAGCCGCTCGCGAAGTTCCAGATGGTGCAGGAACGCCTCGCGCAGATGCTCGACGAGCTCACCGCGATGCAGCTCTACTGCCGTCGTCTGGCCGACCTCGAGTCCTCCGGCGGCCTCCGCCCCACCCAGGCCTCCCTCGCGAAGTACCACAACACCCGCGCCGCACGCCGGGTGGCATCCATCGCGCGCGATCTGCTCGGCGGTAACGGCATCCTGCTCGAGAACGGGGTCATGCAGCACATGGCCGACATCGAGGCCATCCACACGTACGAGGGCACCGAGAGCGTGCAGGCGCTGCTGCTCGGCCGGGACATCACCGGGATGAGCGCGTTCGTCTGATCCGGGTCGCCGCGCCCGCCTGCCGCACGCCGAGACCGTACGTGCACGCCGAAGCCGCACGCGAATGCCGGCGACGGCGTTCGGTCTCGGCGATCACATGCGGTTTCGGCACCTGACCGTCGACGCGACCGCGCGGCCCGCGCGAAGCCGACGCCCTAATCCGTGGCCGTGAGCCGCGCAAGCCGCGCTGCCGATGTCGGAGCCTCCCGCTAACGTCGTCGCATGGGCCTCTTCTCTCGTCATCCCGCGCCGCGTGACGCCGTCAACTCCGTCGCTCAGGCGGTCGAGACCCCGCCGCGGAGTCTCTGGGCCGACGGCTTCGGACGCCTCGCGGTCCGCGCGGTGCAGATCATCGTCGTGGTGCTGCTCCTCGCCGGGCTCATCTGGGGCATCCAACAGGTGACGCTGGTCATCATCCCGCTGGTGCTCGCCCTCATCTTCGCGTCGGCATTCGGCCCGGTCACGATGTGGCTGCGCCGCAAGGGCGTGCCCGCGGTGATCGCCACGCTCCTGACCCTGCTCGCCGTCGTCGTCGTGCTCGCCGGCCTCGGCTGGCTGGTCGTCAACTCGGTGATCAACCGCTGGGACTACCTCAGCTCGCAGGCCGTCCAGGGCTTCCAGAAGGCCCAGGACTGGTACCACACGCTGCCGTTCGCCGTGCCGCAAGAGCAGGTGAACGAAGCGATCGAGGGCATCAAGACCTTCGTCACGAGCGCCCAGTTCGGCACGGCCGCCGCGACCAGTGTCGGAGCGATCGCGTCGTTCGTCACGGGCTTCGTGCTGATGGTCGTCATCCTCTTCTTCTTCCTCAAAGACGGCCCGCGCATGTGGGAGTTCGTCCTGCGCCCCTTCCACGGGAGCCACTACGACCGCGCTCGCCGCATCGGCGACAAGACGGTGACCGTCCTCGGGTCGTACATGCGCGGCACCGCGTCGGTCGCCGCGGTCGACGCGATCGGGATCTACATCGGTCTGCTGATCCTGCAGGTGCCGCTCGCCCTGCCCCTCGCGGTCCTCGTCTTCCTCCTCGCGTTCATCCCGATCGTCGGAGCCGTGACCGCCGGCATCCTCGCGGCGCTCGTGGCACTCGTCACCAACGGACCGATCGTCGCGTTGATCGTCGTCGGTGTCGTCGTGCTCGTGAACCAGCTCGAGGGCAACTTCCTCCAACCGGTCCTCATGGGCCGCACGATGAAGCTGCACTCCTTCGTCGTGCTGGTCGTCCTCGCCGGCGGCACCGCGATCGGCGGCATCCTGGGCACACTGCTCGCGGTACCGCTCACCGCCGTGGTCTGGGGCATCATCACCGTCTGGAACGGCCCGGAGGAGCCGGCCGAGTGGGCGCGCCGCAAGAAGCGTCGCAACCCCGTTCCCCTGGCCGGTGGCGAGAGCTCGGACTGAGCCATGCCGTACGAGATCCCGGCGCCGATGCTGGCGAAGGCGGTTCCCGCGGTTCCCGACCACGCCAAGGTCGAGGGCGGGTTCAGCTACGAGCCCAAGTGGGACGGCTTCCGGGCGCTCGTGTCGTGGGACGGGACCGATGTCGAGATCGGTAGTCGCGGCGCCAAGCCCCTCACCCGCTACTTCCCCGAGCTCGTCGCGGCGTTCGCCGAGATCCTGCCGGAGCCGTGTCTCATCGACGGCGAGGTGGTCGTCGCGCGGGGCGAGCCCGGCGCGCAGCGCCTCGACTGGGAGGCACTGTCGCAGCGCATCCACCCCGCCGCCTCGCGCGTGACGATGCTCTCCGAAGAGACCCCGGCCATGTTCATCGCGTTCGATCTCCTCGCCCGCGGAGACCGCGACCTGCAAGCGGAGCCGTTCTCGGAGCGCCGGGCGCAGCTCGAAGACCTGCTCGGTCGCGTGCCTCATCCCGTCCACGTCACGCGCACCACCGACGATCCCGACCTCGCGCGCCGGTGGCTCGCCGAGTTCGAGGGCGCGGGACTCGACGGCGTCGTCGCGAAACCGCTCGCCCAGCCCTACGCACCGAACAAGCGCACGATGTTCAAGATCAAGCACGCCCGCACGGCCGACGTCGTCGCGCTCGGGTACCGCATCCACAAGTCGGGTCAGGGCGTCGGCTCGCTGCTCGTCGGGCTGTACGACGACGAGGGCCGTCTCCACGGCGTCGGTGGCGTGTCGGCCTGGACCGACAAGCGGCGCCTCGAGCTGATCGACGAGCTCGCCCCGCTGGTGGAGAGGGATGCCGAGGGCGAAGCGGTCGTCGGAGAGACCGATCGCTCGCGGTTCTCGGCATCCAAGGATGTGTCGTTCGTCCGGTTGCGTCCGGAACGCGTCCTCGAGGTGCGGTACGACCAGCTCGAGGGCATGCGGTTCCGTCACACGGTGCAGTTCGAACGCTGGCGCCCCGATCGCGACGCGCGCTCGTGCACCTTCACGCAGCTCGAGACGGTGAGCGCGTACGACCTGGGCGGCGTGCTGGACTGAGCCACGCAATCGCGGGCGCGGGGCCGGCGCGCGTGCCGGGGCGCGGGGCGCGTGGCGCCCGAACGGCGCGCCCCGGAAGCAGCCCGTCACCCCACCCCGCCGAGAACAGGGAACGCCACGAGGACAGGCCGATCTCGCCGAAAACGGCCTGTCCTCGCGCGTTCCCCTGCTCTCATGACACGCTGCGTCGCGAGACAGCCGCGCTCACTCCGTCGGCGCCTTCGCGCGCGAGGGCTGCACGCGGGGCGGCTCGCCGGGCATCTTCGGGAACTCGGGCGGGAACGGCAGCTCCCCCAGACCGTCGTCGAGGTCGCGCTGCCACCACTCCAGCAGGGTGTCGATTCGGCCGGGATTCGCGGCGAAGTCCGCCCACGGATCGCCAATGGATGCCAAGCGCTCGGGGATCGACCGCACCGTGAACGCGCTCGGGTCGAGGTCGTCCAGTTCGTCCCACCCGATCGGCGTCGACACCGTCGCGGTCGGCAGCGCGCGCGGCGAGTACGCGCCGGCCATCGTGCGGTCGCGGTTCGCCTGATTGAAGTCGACGAAGATGCGCTGACCCCGCTCCTCCTTCCACCAGTTCGTGGTCACGGCATCCGGCATCCGTCGTTCCAGCTCACGCGCCGCGGCGATCACCGCGTGCCGCACGTCGAGGAACTCGTGCGTCGGCTCGATCGGGCAGAACACGTGCAGGCCGCGGTTGCCGCTCGTCTTGATCCAGGCCTCGAGGCCGGCCTCGCGCAGCACCGCGCGCAACTCGTGCGCCGCCGCGACCGCCTCGACGATGCCCGTGCCCGGCTGTGGGTCGAGGTCGATGCGGAGTTCGACGGGGTGATCGGGGTCGCTCGCGAGCGAGGCCCACGGGTGGAACACGATCGTGTTCATCTGCGCAGCCCACACGGCGGACCCGATCTCGCTGAGGATGAGCTGCGGATGCCGCCGCCCGCTGTTGTACGTGACCGTCACCGCCTCGACGAAGTCGGGCGCGCCCTTCGGCGGGTTCTTCGAGAAGAAGCTCTCGCCGCCGATACCGTCCGGGAAGCGTTCGAGCGACACGGGACGGTGTCCGTTCGCCGCGAGGAACGGCTCGGCGACGGCGAGGAAGTACTCCGCCAGCTCGCGCTTGGTGATGCCGAGCTCGGGCCACAGCACCCGATCGGGGCTCGAGAGTCCGATCTCGCGGTCTCCGTGGGGGCCGGGCGCGGTGAGCGTGATGCGAGGGGATGCCATGCCCCGACGGTAGTGCGCCGGTCACTGCCGTGTCTGCCCCGTTGCGTCGTCGGCGGGGTCTGCTCCGGTTCGGGGCGCGGGGCACAGGACGGCCCGCCGCCGGCTGTCCACCCCGGCTCCGCGGCATCCTGACGCCCGTACGCTCGAGGCATGACCTCCCCCGCCGCCCGCACCGCCCTCGAGATCGCCGACTGGCGTCGCCGCGTGTTCGCCCTCTACGAGGCGGTGCGCGAGGCCGACGACCCCGAAGACGCCCACGAGCTCTGGCGCATCGAGCGCGACGCGCTGTTCGCCGGGCATCCCGCGACGCCGTTGCTCCCCGAGCAGCGCGCGGGGTTCGAGGGGCTGCCGCTCGCGCCCTACGACGCGGCATGGCGGTTCGAAGCGACGCTGCTCGACGCCGAGGAGGCCTCCTTCGTCGCCATGACCGGAACCGACGGCGAAGTGGGCTTCGAGCGCATCGGTCGGGTCGAGCTGCCCGACACCGGGTCGCTCGACGTGTGGCGGCTCACCTCGTACGGCGGGGGTCTGTTCATTCCGGTTCGGGATGCCGCAGCCGGGCGCCCGGGCGGAACGTACGGCGGTGGCCGCTACCTCATCGACACCATCAAGGGCGCCGACCTGGGTCGGGGAGCCACCCCCGAGACCCTCGTGATCGACTTCAACTTCGCGTATAACCCGTCGTGCGCGTACGACCCGGCGTGGGCGTGCCCGCTGGCCCCGGCAGGCAACGTGCTCCCGGTGGCCGTGCCGGTCGGCGAGCTGTACGGCGTCTGACGGCGCGGTCGCGCGGGTCCGCGGCATCCGCGCGCTGCTCCGCGACATCCGGGCCCGGCTCCGCGGCATCCGCGCGCGACTCCGGCGCATCCGGGCGCGCGTCAGCGGCATCCGAGCGCGGGTCCGCGGCATCCGGGCTCAAGTCCGTGTCATCCGGACGCGCGGCAGCGGCATCCGGGCCAGAGTCCGCGGCATCCGCGCGCCGCTCCGCGGCATCCGCGACGGGCGAAACTCCTGAGAAATCGGCGGTCCACCGGCCCTACGGCGCTTGCCAGAGGGCCGTGCCGCGAAAACTCAGGAGTTTCGCCCGCTCACGTCGACGCAGCGGCCCGGCGCGATCCGGGAACGGGAGCGGAAGCCTTACTCCGCGAGCGCCAGAACCGGCGCGAGCTCCGTGCGGGACAGGCGGATCCACGGCCCCGCGGGGTCGACCAGAAGACCCGTGAGCTCCTCGTCGCTCGCGAGGGCCTTGGCGAGCTGCTCCACCTTCAGCGGCACCGGCTGGTCTCCGCGGCCCAGGGCGAGCAGCTCGAGCGGGTGCGAGAACACCTCGAGGAAGCGCTCGCCCGTCGCGGAGCGCGACTCGGCCACGCCGACCGGGCCGCCCTCTTCGGTCTGGTTCACGGCGATCCAGAGCGGCGCGCCGTCGATGATCGCGGAGACGATCGTGGATGCCGTCTCCTCGGTGCGCTTCTCGCTGAGCGCCGTCTTCACGCGAAGCTCCTCGTCGGCTTCCGACACCATCCGCTCCAGCAGCGCCGCGGGAAGAACCGCGCGGGCGTCGTCGGACGCGGGGTCGAGGACGACTCCGGCGTACGGCCCGCCGAGGACATGACGCAGGAGCGCCATGACCGGCTGCCCCATCGCCGAGGTGTCGCGGTCGCCGTCGGCCTCGACGCTCTTGGTGAGGGCCTGACCGCTGCTGTAGGCGAGGACGAGCTGCTCTTCTCCGCGCGTGGCGATCGCGAGAGGGAGGTCCTTGCCCTCGGCGAGCAGCGCGCGGGCGTCCCCCTTGACGCGGAGGAAGACATGCCCCTGCAGCAGCTGACGGGCGACGTTCAGCAGCTGCGGAGTCTCGGGCTGGCCGGTGATCTCGGTGAGCGCCATCGCGAGCAGCGCGTTGTCGCGGAGCCCCGGGACCGACTCGAAGCCCTCGGGGGCCTCCATCGGCCCGGGCTGACGCGCCGACGGGCGCGCGGCGACCGGCGGCGCCGAGGGAGCCTCGGGAGCGGCGCCCACCCCGCGGAACGACGAGGTCGAGATGTTGACGCTGGGGGTCGGCGCGGCGGCGGCAGCGGTGCCGGCGTCCGCGGAGTCGGTGGCGTCGCTCGGACCGGCCGAGTCGACCGGCTGCTCGCCTGGTTCGATCGTGGTGTCGGCGCGGTCATCGGACTTGTTCCGGCGCGAGAAGAGAGCCATTGGGCCAGCCTAGCCGCGTGACTTCTCCCCGCGTCCCCGCCGGGTGAACTCGGAGGTGGCGCGGTGGCTACAGCTTGGTGATCGGCGCGATCTTGATCAGCAGCTTCTTCGGGCCGACGGTGTCGAAGCGCACGTGCGCGACGCGCTTGGCGCCCTCGCCCGTCACGGCATCCACGCGCCCCTCGCCGAAGTCGTCGTGACGGATGCGATCGCCGGACGCGAGCACCATGTCGCCGTTGTCGCGCACCTTGGCGGGGATGCGGTTCGGGAACTTGCTCGGGTCGGCCGGTGCGCGCTTGGGCAGCGGGACGAGGTCGTCGCCGTAGCGGCTTCCGCCGCCGGGCTGGCCGGGACGCCGGCCGCGCGCGTTCAGGGCACGCGACTGCGAGCCGCCGCGGCCGTTGACGTCTCCCGGCGACTGCCGCCAGTCGATGAGGTCGGCGGGGATCTCTTGGAGGAACCGGCTCGGCATCGCGACCGTGACCTCGCCGAACTGCGCGCGCGTCATCGCGAGGGACACGTGCAGGCGCTTTCGGGCGCGGGTGATCCCGACGTAGAACAGACGCCGCTCTTCCTGCGGCCCGCCGGGCTCATTCGCCGAAATCCGGTGCGGGAGCAGGTCTTCTTCGACACCCGTGAGGAACACCGCGTCGTACTCGAGGCCCTTCGCGGTGTGCAGGGTCATGAGCGAGACCGACCCGGATGCGTCGTCGAGGTCATCGGCATCCGCCACGAGGGTCACCTCGGTGAGGAAGTCGATGACCGTCCCCTCCGGGTTGTTCCGGGCGAACTCGCGCGTGACCGCGATGAGCTCGTCGAGGTTCTCGAGGCGCGCTTCGTCTTGCGGGTCTTTGCTCGCGCGCAGCGCGTCGAAGTAGCCGCTCTTGTTGAGCAGCAGCGTGAGTCCCTCGGTGACAGAGGTGGAGGGGGCGAGTTCACCGGATGCCGGGAGCATGATCGCCGTGGCCTCGGTGAGCACCGCGTCGAGCTGATCGATCGCCTTCTGCAGCTTCGGACCGACACCGATCTGTGCCGAATTGGCGAGGGCATCGCGAAAGGTGATGTCGTGCTCGGCGGCATAGCGCGCGATCGCCGTCTCGGTCACATCGCCGATGCCGCGGCGCGGACGGTTCAGGATGCGGCGGACCGACATGCCGTCGGCCGGGTTGGCGACGGCCACGAGGTAGGCGAGCGCGTCTTTGATCTCGGCGCGCTCGTAGAACTTGGTGCCGCCCATGATCTTGTAGGGCACCGCCGAGCGGATGAAGATCTCTTCCAGCGCACGCGACTGCGAGTTGGTGCGGTAGAAGACCGCGATGCCGGAGTAGTCGACGCCCTTCTTGTGCAGGGCTTCGATCTCGTCGGCGACGAACTGGGCCTCGTCGTGCTGCGAGTAGCCGGTGAAGCCGATGATCGGGTCACCCGCGCCCACATCGGTCCAGAGCTTCTTGTCTTTGCGGTCGAAGTTGTTCGAGATGACCGCGTTGGCCGCCGACAGGATGTTCTGCGTCGAGCGGTAGTTCTGCTCGAGCAGCACGACCTTCGCGCCCGGGTAATCGCGCTCGAACTCGCTGATGTTGCGGATGTCGGCACCGCGGAAGGCGTAGATCGACTGGTCGGAGTCGCCGACGACGGTGAGGGATGCCGCACCCCCGTCGGTCCCTGAGCCTGTCGAAGGGTCGGCGTCGAAGATCATCATGCCGCCCGAGGAGAACGGCTCGGCGTCGGACCCGACGGGCCGCGTGAGTTCGTGGATGAGCGCGTACTGCGCGTGGTTGGTGTCCTGGTACTCGTCGACCAGGATGTGCCGGAAGCGCTTGCGATAGCGGTCGGCGACCTGCGGGAAGGCGCGGAAGAGGTAGACCGTCTGCGCGATCAGGTCATCGAAGTCGAAGGCGTTGGCCCGCTGCAGCTCACGCTGGTACGACGAGAAGATCTCGACGAAGATGCGCTCGGCCGGGTCGCTCATGTTGGCCGACCGGGCGTACGACTCGGCGTCGGCGAGCTCGTTCTTGAGCTTCGAGATACGACTCTGCGTGCCGGCCGGCGTGAGGCCGAACGAGTCGCCCTCGTGCTCCTTCACGAGACGCTTGATGAGCGCCCGCGAGTCGCCGGAGTCGTAGATCGTGAACGCCTTCGTGAAGCCGAACTGCTCGGCCTCACGGCGGAGGATGCGCACGCAGGCGGAGTGGAACGTCGAGATCCACATGCCGTCGGCCTTCTGACCGATCAGCTGGTGCACGCGCTCGCGCATCTCGCCGGCAGCCTTGTTGGTGAAGGTGATCGCGAGGATCTGGCTCGGGTAGGCCTCGCGCGTGCGCAGCAGCGAGGCGATACGCCGGGTGAGGACGCTCGTCTTCCCCGAACCGGCACCGGCCACGATGAGCAGCGCCTGTCCGCGATAGGTCACGGCCTCGCGCTGGGGGCCGTTGAGCCCCTGAAGGAGGTCGGCGTCGGGGCGGGCATCCGACGGTGCGGGACCGCCGACGATCAGGGGCGTGGAGGCGTCGGTCATGGCGCGTCCAAGTCTAGGCGGGGGCTCCGACATCGGCCTCGCCCCTTGGCATCCGGAGTCCTCCCGCCATGATGGAGGCATGCGCCTCATCCTCAACGTCCTGTGGCTGGTCCTGTCGGGCTTCTGGCTCTTCGTCAGTTACATGCTCGCGGGGATCGTGCTGTGCATCCTCATCGTGACGATCCCGTGGGGCATCGCGGCGTTCCGCATCGGCCTGTACGCCCTCTGGCCGTTCGGCCGCGAGATCGTGGCGAAGCCGACGGCCGGGGTCGGGTCGTTCCTGGGCAACGTGGTGTGGGTGATCCTCGCCGGGTGGTGGCTCGCCCTCGAGCACATCCTCACCGGGATCGCGCTGTGCGTCACGATCATCGGCATCCCGCTCGGCATCGCCAACTTCAAGCTCGTGCCGGTGTCGCTCATGCCGCTCGGCAAGGAGGTCCGCGACATCCGCCGCGGCGGCCCGTTCGACCGCACCCTCGGGAGCTGACTAGCGGGACGAGCGGTCGGCGGCTCGCTGAGGGAGAGCGAGCAGGATGCCGACGATCGTCACGACCGCGCCGACGACGGCGGCCGCGACGACGGCCTCGGTGGGGATGTCACCGTCTCGGGCGCCGGTG
This portion of the Microbacterium testaceum StLB037 genome encodes:
- a CDS encoding YccF domain-containing protein — protein: MRLILNVLWLVLSGFWLFVSYMLAGIVLCILIVTIPWGIAAFRIGLYALWPFGREIVAKPTAGVGSFLGNVVWVILAGWWLALEHILTGIALCVTIIGIPLGIANFKLVPVSLMPLGKEVRDIRRGGPFDRTLGS